GGGTGGGCACCGCCCACCAAAAAGGCGTAGATGGCGAACAGATTGGTGGGTAATGTCCACCCTACTTCTGCGGAAGGTTAACCGCGCCTAAAGTTTCACAAGAAAATGGATGATTTTGAACCGTCCCGATGTTATTGGTTTTGACAACTTTTTGTACTCCAAATTCTTCGACCTGTATGGTTAGCTTAACCTTACTCACATCTTTTAAAAACCACGAAGAACACGAAGAACACGAAGGATACCACGAAGATTTTTTCTAATCACATTTACCTTACCCTTAATTACTTTCTTCGTGAACTTCGTGCTCTTCGTGGTTTATCTTTGCTTTTCCCTACTTAATCATACAGGTCGAATTTTTCTTATAGAAGTAATCGCATTTTTCGACTACTTTGTCAACTCAGAGGAAGGATAGAAATTTACGAACCCTAGAAGTGAGCGCCTTCTCGACGTATCCCGCGTATTCCTCAAACTGCAAGTCAGTTGGCTGTATCTCTTTGAGGCCTGGCAATAAGATGTACTTCATTTCTCCTTCTTTATCAATATCTCTATATTGTGGTTGAGGACAGAGTTTGGATGTTTAAAAGGTATCCCCTCAATTACCTTTAATGGTTTATAATATTTATCAAACTGGGGAGAATTAAGGCCCGAGCTACTGGTCAGCAATAAATAAGGAGGCAGGTCTCCTTTAGACAGGTCCTTTGTGATTCTCAATTTATAATTGAAGAACCTGAAAGGAGGGAGATCACAAATATGAGGAAAATTCTGGATTCCAATTGTGCTTCCATAAGGTATGTATTCGTTTATCCATCTTCCGGCAGCTAAACGACTGCTGTCTTTACTCCCCTCCTTAACGAATCCGCTGATGTAGATGAAAGAATAGAAGGCAGTATAACCCAGGATTAAAACCAGAATGAGAAAGGCAACTTTTTTAAACCGAAGAGAACTCAGGCATCTATCTGCTACCATTGCTCCCAGGAGGAAGAAGAGGGGAAAGATAAAGAGAAAGAAACGGGAACCTCTGTTATAACCACCGGATAAAAAAGGGAGAAGAGAAGATAAGAGACAGAGTAAAAAGAAGATATCGATCCGTCTATGTCTTGCCAAAGCATAGATCATCCCTAATATGGAAAGGAAATAGATGGGATATCCTAAGGAACAAGCCTCTTTTAGAGTCCATATTGACTGGAGAAAAGAAGACAGAGAAAAAGCGGCCATCCTGGTGCCTCCCCCCACATCTTTGTTGTACACAAACATAAACTCTCTTTTTGCCTCAGAAAAGGCCAACAGATAGAAAGGGTTAGTGATGATAAAGGTAAGGATTGCCATAAGGATGGAAGTTCCGAGCCAGAGATACCTATTTTTGTTGTCTGAAAGGAAATGAGCAATGATCAACCATAAAAAGATCGGCGCCGTATAACCCCCTGCACCTACCGTAAGCCCTACGCCTACACCTCCCAGGATATACCATATCATTCTTCCTTCCAGCAATATCTTGATTGTGGCATAAAGAGTAAGTATGCTATAGAACATACAGAAAATATGAGGTTTCATAATGTGGCCCTCGAATAGGACTAAAGGGGAGGTAAGAAGAAAGAGGGCGGCCAGAAACCCTGCTCTTTTTCCAAGCCACCTTCTTCCTAAAAGATAAAGAATAATTACTCCACCCAACACAGCAATCTTCGAGAACATTCTCCCCGCAACATATAAAGATTCCATCTCTTCAGGATGAAAAAAGTAGTAACTCAG
This is a stretch of genomic DNA from bacterium. It encodes these proteins:
- a CDS encoding glycosyltransferase family 39 protein, which translates into the protein MDDKIKEKALSWVPLFILITIGLAIHLPGINWGLMYKERLSLIFKDTEEIKRLSRKMEAWRREVYKNKAHFLGERCPSLNEDGTILDFSDEVLTETEVSGIRSYFVHTYNPDESRAFGVLSNIRPWKGSFNPHAFEYGGAYLYPLGLFLFLASLLKLVTLNPDLSYYFFHPEEMESLYVAGRMFSKIAVLGGVIILYLLGRRWLGKRAGFLAALFLLTSPLVLFEGHIMKPHIFCMFYSILTLYATIKILLEGRMIWYILGGVGVGLTVGAGGYTAPIFLWLIIAHFLSDNKNRYLWLGTSILMAILTFIITNPFYLLAFSEAKREFMFVYNKDVGGGTRMAAFSLSSFLQSIWTLKEACSLGYPIYFLSILGMIYALARHRRIDIFFLLCLLSSLLPFLSGGYNRGSRFFLFIFPLFFLLGAMVADRCLSSLRFKKVAFLILVLILGYTAFYSFIYISGFVKEGSKDSSRLAAGRWINEYIPYGSTIGIQNFPHICDLPPFRFFNYKLRITKDLSKGDLPPYLLLTSSSGLNSPQFDKYYKPLKVIEGIPFKHPNSVLNHNIEILIKKEK